A window from Gossypium raimondii isolate GPD5lz chromosome 7, ASM2569854v1, whole genome shotgun sequence encodes these proteins:
- the LOC105772926 gene encoding CHD3-type chromatin-remodeling factor PICKLE isoform X1 gives MLSFLQKMSSLVERLRDRSDRKPIYNLDESDDDADFVSRKSGKTEEKLERIVRDDAKENTCQACGVTENLLNCATCTYAYHPKCLLPPLKAPPLPNNWRCPECVSPLNDIEKILDCEMRPTVADDNDASKLGSKQIFVKQYLVKWKGLSYLHCTWVPEKEFLKAFKSNPRLRTKVNNFHRQMASKNSSEDDFVAIRPEWTTVDRILACRGDEDEKEYLVKYKELSYDECYWEFESDISAFQPEIEKFNKIRSRSRKSARQKSSLRDAVESKKKSKEFQQYEQSPEFLTGGTLHPYQLEGLNFLRFSWSKQTHVILADEMGLGKTIQSIAFLASLFEDNIAPHLVVAPLSTLRNWEREFATWAPQMNVVMYVGSAQARAVIREYEFYHPKKSHKKIKKKKSGHIVSESKQDRIKFDVLLTSYEMINLDTASLKPIMWECMIVDEGHRLKNKDSKLFLSLKQYTTYHRTLLTGTPLQNNLDELFMLMHFLDAGKFGSLEEFQEEFKDISQEEQISRLHTMLAPHLLRRVKKDVMKKLPPKKELILRVELSSKQKEYYKAILTRNYQILTRRGGAQISLINVVMELRKLCCHPYMLEGVEPVIEDANEAHKQLLESSGKLQLLDKMMVKLKEQGHRVLIYSQFQHMLDLLEDYCTYKNWQYERIDGKVGGAERQIRIDRFNAKNSSRFCFLLSTRAGGLGINLATADTVIIYDSDWNPHADLQAMARAHRLGQMNKVMIYRLITRGSIEERMMQMTKKKMVLEHLVVGRLKAQNINQEELDDIIRYGSKELFADENDEAGKSRQIHYDAAAIDRLLDREQVGDEEASVDDEEEDGFLKAFKVANFEYKDEAETVVEEEAQKVAVEDKNTMNNSERTSYWEELLRDRYEVHKVEEFNALGKGKRSRKQMVSVEEDDLAGLEDVSSDGEDDNFEAELTDGDTTSSGTQSGRRPYRKRNRVDSTEPIPLMEGEGKSFRVLGFNQSQRAAFVQILMRFGVGDFDWKEFAPRLKQKTYEEIKDYGVLFLSHISEDITESPTFSDGVPKEGLRIQDVLVRIAVLLLVSNKVKTASEHPGTRLFTDDIIMRYPTLKGGKFWKEEHDLLLLSAVLKHGYGRWQAIVDDKELRIQEVICQELNLPFINLPVPGQAGSQVQYGVNVTNIESTGNQTRGNGSGNDVGGEVGQGATDAGNQAQIYQDPSILYHFRDMQRRQVEYVKKRVLLLEKGLNAEYQKEYYGELKANEVTSEEPDNAQKVASMPSTSSKEMPSKVFDALPSIEVIDSEEISAATCDDDADRLELPQHYNKICKILEENQGENQSSVDLKKNLLSLEETCGDISRILSLSEPLGGTAAGSESTTAVSPPNQQPADVTEIEMEDSPGESESVKPAGGSGETGKGSMGSDPVSRVVDSDAADSSQIDPKSLGTTTNTNDDVIMEETGNEECKSDGVATETETEKPEAAAGVVLLDD, from the exons ATGTTGTCTTTTTTGCAGAAGATGAGTAGCTTGGTTGAGAGGCTCCGGGATAGATCAGATCGAAAGCCAATTTACAATTTGGATGAATCAGATGATGATGCAGATTTTGTGTCCAGAAAATCTGGTAAAACTGAAGAGAAGTTAGAAAGGATAGTCAGGGATGATGCG AAAGAAAAcacgtgccaagcttgtggagtGACTGAGAATCTCTTGAATTGTGCAACATGTACTTATGCATACCACCCAAAGTGTTTACTTCCTCCATTGAAAGCTCCTCCTCTTCCTAACAACTGGAGATGCCCTgaatgt GTTAGCCCTCTGAATGACATTGAAAAGATATTGGATTGCGAAATGCGTCCTACTGTGGCTGATGACAATGATGCTTCCAAGTTGGGTTCAAAGCAAATATTTGTGAAACAGTATCTTGTAAAGTGGAAGGGATTATCTTATTTGCATTGCACTTG GGTACCTGAGAAGGAGTTCCTAAAAGCTTTCAAGTCCAATCCTCGTTTAAGGACTAAGGTGAACAACTTCCATCGACAAATGGCATCAAAGAATAGCTCTGAAGATGACTTTGTTGCCATTAGACCTGAGTGGACAACAGTTGATCGAATTCTTGCTTGCAG GGGAGACGAGGATGAGAAGGAGTACCTTGTTAAGTATAAAGAACTATCTTATGATGAATGTTATTGGGAGTTCGAATCAGACATATCTGCATTTCAACCTGAAATTgagaaattcaataaaattaggTCCAGATCTCGTAAATCTGCTAGGCAAAAAAGCAGCCTTCGAGATGCTGTTGAGTCCAAGAAAAAATCAAAGGAATTTCAGCAGTACGAACAGAGTCCTGAATTTCTTACTGGAG GAACGCTGCACCCTTACCAGCTTGAAGGGTTGAACTTCTTGCGATTTTCTTGGTCCAAACAAACACATGTAATTCTTGCTGATGAAATGGGCCTTG GTAAAACAATCCAGAGTATTGCTTTTTTAGCATCTCTTTTTGAAGATAACATTGCTCCTCATTTGGTTGTAGCACCACTATCAACATTACGGAACTGGGAACGGGAGTTTGCAACATGGGCTCCCCAAATGAATGTT GTTATGTATGTAGGCTCTGCTCAAGCTCGTGCAGTAATAAGGGAGTAtgaattttatcatcctaaaaAGAGTCACAAGAAgatcaaaaaaaagaaatctgGCCATATTGTTAGTGAAAGCAAGCAAGATAGGATAAAATTTGATGTTCTTTTAACATCATATGAGATGATTAACTTGGACACAGCatcattgaagccaataatgtGGGAGTGCATG ATCGTTGATGAAGGACATCGGCTTAAGAATAAGGATTCAAAGTTGTTTCTTTCATTGAAGCAGTATACCACTTACCACCGCACTCTTTTGACTGGAACTCCTCTTCAg AACAATCTGGATGAACTTTTCATGCTAATGCACTTTCTTGATGCTGGAAAG TTTGGAAGTTTGGAGGAGTTCCAGGAGGAATTTAAGGATATTAGTCAGGAGGAGCAGATTTCCAGGCTTCATACAATGTTGGCGCCACATCTCCTTAGAA GAGTGAAGAAGGACGTCATGAAGAAACTTCCTCCAAAAAAAGAACTCATTTTACGTGTTGAATTAAGTAGCAAGCAGAAAGAATATTACAAGGCAATTCTGACTCGCAACTATCAAATACTTACCCGACGCGGTGGTGCACAA ATATCTCTAATCAATGTGGTTATGGAGTTGCGGAAGTTATGCTGTCATCCTTATATGTTGGAAGGGGTTGAACCAGTTATCGAAGATGCGAATGAAGCTCACAA ACAGCTCCTGGAGTCTTCTGGGAAATTGCAACTATTGGACAAGATGATGGTAAAGCTTAAAGAGCAGGGACATAGAGTTCTTATATATTCGCAATTCCAGCACATGTTGGACTTACTAGAGGATTACTGTACTTACAAG AACTGGCAATATGAACGGATAGATGGAAAGGTTGGTGGAGCTGAGAGGCAGATACGCATAGACCGGTTTAATGCCAAAAATTCTTCTCGGTTTTGCTTTTTGCTTTCTACTAGAGCTGGTGGCTTGGGTATAAATCTTGCAACTGCCGATACAGTTATCATTTATGACAG TGATTGGAATCCTCATGCTGATTTACAAGCAATGGCAAGAGCTCATCGACTCGGCCAAATGAATAAG GTGATGATTTATCGGCTCATAACTCGAGGATCCATTGAAGAAAGGATGATGCAGATGACTAAGAAGAAAATGGTTTTGGAGCATCTTGTTGTTGGGAGGCTAAAAGCTCAAAATATTAATCAG GAAGAGTTAGATGATATCATCAGATATGGCTCAAAGGAACTATTTgctgatgaaaatgatgaagcAGGAAAGTCCCGCCAAATTCATTATGATGCTGCTGCTATTGATAG ATTACTTGATCGTGAACAAGTTGGGGATGAAGAGGCCTCAGTggatgatgaagaggaggatggaTTTTTGAAGGCATTCAAG GTAGCTAATTTTGAATATAAGGACGAAGCAGAAACTGTTGTGGAGGAAGAAGCTCAAAAAGTGGCCGTGGAGGATAAAAATACCATGAATAATTCTGAAAGAACAAGTTACTGGGAAGAGTTGTTACGAGACCGATATGAAGTTCATAAAGTTGAGGAGTTCAATGCTCTGGGAAAAGGAAAGAGAAGCCGTAAGCAG ATGGTAtctgttgaagaagatgacctTGCTGGTTTGGAAGATGTAAGCTCTGATGGTGAGGACGATAACTTTGAAGCTGAACTGACTGATGGTGATACAACTTCATCTGGAACTCAATCTGGTAGAAGGCCCTACAGGAAGAGGAATCGTG TGGATAGTACGGAGCCAATTCCTCTAATGGAAGGTGAAGGAAAGTCATTTAGAGTGCTTGGTTTCAATCAGAGTCAGAGGGCTGCATTTGTACAGATATTGATGAG GTTTGGGGTTGGGGACTTTGATTGGAAGGAGTTTGCACCTCGTTTAAAACAGAAGACAtatgaagaaataaaaga TTATGGTGTTCTTTTCTTGTCACATATTTCTGAAGATATAACCGAATCTCCAACATTTTCAG ATGGTGTTCCCAAAGAAGGTCTCAGAATTCAAGATGTACTGGTTAGGATAGCTGTCCTGCTTTTAGTAAGCAACAAG GTGAAGACTGCATCAGAACATCCTGGGACCCGCCTTTTTACCGATGATATTATCATGCGCTATCCAACATTAAAGGGTGGGAAATTTTGGAAAGAGGAACATGATTTGTTGTTACTGAGTGCTGTTCTAAA GCATGGGTATGGAAGATGGCAGGCTATTGTTGATGATAAAGAATTGAGGATTCAGGAGGTCATTTGTCAAGAGCTTAATCTTCCCTTTATAAATCTTCCTGTTCCAGGGCAAGCTGGTTCTCAAGTGCAATATGGTGTTAATGTGACCAATATAGAATCGACCGGAAACCAGACTCGGGGAAATGGATCTGGGAATGATGTAGGAGGTGAGGTAGGCCAGGGAGCAACTGATGCTGGAAACCAAGCACAAATATACCAGGATCCTTCCATTTTGTATCATTTTAGAGATATGCAGAGAAGGCAGGTTGAATATGTCAAGAAAAGGGTGCTTCTCTTGGAAAAAGGGCTCAATGCTGAGTATCAGAAAGAATACTAT ggtgAATTAAAAGCAAATGAGGTGACAAGTGAAGAGCCAGACAATGCACAAAAGGTTGCTAGCATGCCAAGTACAAGCTCAAAAGAGATGCCTTCGAAAGTGTTTGACGCGTTACCTTCAATAGAAGTTATCG ATTCAGAAGAAATTTCAGCAGCTACTTGCGATGATGATGCAGATCGATTGGAATTGCCTCAACATTACAATAAG ATATGCAAGATCTTGGAGGAGAATCAGGGTGAGAATCAATCAAGTGTTGATTTGAAGAAGAACCTCCTTTCGTTGGAAGAAACTTGTGGGGACATATCTCGGATTCTTTCACTCTCGGAGCCTCTAGGTGGCACAGCTGCAGGTTCAGAGAGCACAACTGCAGTTTCACCACCTAACCAACAGCCTGCTGATGTGACCGAAATTGAGATGGAGGATTCACCAGGCGAATCTGAATCAGTGAAACCTGCTGGTGGTAGTGGAGAAACTGGAAAAGGGTCAATGGGATCGGATCCGGTTAGCAGAGTAGTGGATTCAGATGCGGCAGATTCATCTCAAATAGACCCAAAAAGTTTGGGAACGACTACTAACACAAATGATGACGTGATAATGGAAGAAACAGGGAATGAAGAGTGCAAAAGTGATGGTGTGGCAACTGAAACTGAAACCGAGAAACCTGAAGCAGCAGCTGGGGTTGTTTTGTTGGATGATTAA
- the LOC105772926 gene encoding CHD3-type chromatin-remodeling factor PICKLE isoform X2: MSSLVERLRDRSDRKPIYNLDESDDDADFVSRKSGKTEEKLERIVRDDAKENTCQACGVTENLLNCATCTYAYHPKCLLPPLKAPPLPNNWRCPECVSPLNDIEKILDCEMRPTVADDNDASKLGSKQIFVKQYLVKWKGLSYLHCTWVPEKEFLKAFKSNPRLRTKVNNFHRQMASKNSSEDDFVAIRPEWTTVDRILACRGDEDEKEYLVKYKELSYDECYWEFESDISAFQPEIEKFNKIRSRSRKSARQKSSLRDAVESKKKSKEFQQYEQSPEFLTGGTLHPYQLEGLNFLRFSWSKQTHVILADEMGLGKTIQSIAFLASLFEDNIAPHLVVAPLSTLRNWEREFATWAPQMNVVMYVGSAQARAVIREYEFYHPKKSHKKIKKKKSGHIVSESKQDRIKFDVLLTSYEMINLDTASLKPIMWECMIVDEGHRLKNKDSKLFLSLKQYTTYHRTLLTGTPLQNNLDELFMLMHFLDAGKFGSLEEFQEEFKDISQEEQISRLHTMLAPHLLRRVKKDVMKKLPPKKELILRVELSSKQKEYYKAILTRNYQILTRRGGAQISLINVVMELRKLCCHPYMLEGVEPVIEDANEAHKQLLESSGKLQLLDKMMVKLKEQGHRVLIYSQFQHMLDLLEDYCTYKNWQYERIDGKVGGAERQIRIDRFNAKNSSRFCFLLSTRAGGLGINLATADTVIIYDSDWNPHADLQAMARAHRLGQMNKVMIYRLITRGSIEERMMQMTKKKMVLEHLVVGRLKAQNINQEELDDIIRYGSKELFADENDEAGKSRQIHYDAAAIDRLLDREQVGDEEASVDDEEEDGFLKAFKVANFEYKDEAETVVEEEAQKVAVEDKNTMNNSERTSYWEELLRDRYEVHKVEEFNALGKGKRSRKQMVSVEEDDLAGLEDVSSDGEDDNFEAELTDGDTTSSGTQSGRRPYRKRNRVDSTEPIPLMEGEGKSFRVLGFNQSQRAAFVQILMRFGVGDFDWKEFAPRLKQKTYEEIKDYGVLFLSHISEDITESPTFSDGVPKEGLRIQDVLVRIAVLLLVSNKVKTASEHPGTRLFTDDIIMRYPTLKGGKFWKEEHDLLLLSAVLKHGYGRWQAIVDDKELRIQEVICQELNLPFINLPVPGQAGSQVQYGVNVTNIESTGNQTRGNGSGNDVGGEVGQGATDAGNQAQIYQDPSILYHFRDMQRRQVEYVKKRVLLLEKGLNAEYQKEYYGELKANEVTSEEPDNAQKVASMPSTSSKEMPSKVFDALPSIEVIDSEEISAATCDDDADRLELPQHYNKICKILEENQGENQSSVDLKKNLLSLEETCGDISRILSLSEPLGGTAAGSESTTAVSPPNQQPADVTEIEMEDSPGESESVKPAGGSGETGKGSMGSDPVSRVVDSDAADSSQIDPKSLGTTTNTNDDVIMEETGNEECKSDGVATETETEKPEAAAGVVLLDD; this comes from the exons ATGAGTAGCTTGGTTGAGAGGCTCCGGGATAGATCAGATCGAAAGCCAATTTACAATTTGGATGAATCAGATGATGATGCAGATTTTGTGTCCAGAAAATCTGGTAAAACTGAAGAGAAGTTAGAAAGGATAGTCAGGGATGATGCG AAAGAAAAcacgtgccaagcttgtggagtGACTGAGAATCTCTTGAATTGTGCAACATGTACTTATGCATACCACCCAAAGTGTTTACTTCCTCCATTGAAAGCTCCTCCTCTTCCTAACAACTGGAGATGCCCTgaatgt GTTAGCCCTCTGAATGACATTGAAAAGATATTGGATTGCGAAATGCGTCCTACTGTGGCTGATGACAATGATGCTTCCAAGTTGGGTTCAAAGCAAATATTTGTGAAACAGTATCTTGTAAAGTGGAAGGGATTATCTTATTTGCATTGCACTTG GGTACCTGAGAAGGAGTTCCTAAAAGCTTTCAAGTCCAATCCTCGTTTAAGGACTAAGGTGAACAACTTCCATCGACAAATGGCATCAAAGAATAGCTCTGAAGATGACTTTGTTGCCATTAGACCTGAGTGGACAACAGTTGATCGAATTCTTGCTTGCAG GGGAGACGAGGATGAGAAGGAGTACCTTGTTAAGTATAAAGAACTATCTTATGATGAATGTTATTGGGAGTTCGAATCAGACATATCTGCATTTCAACCTGAAATTgagaaattcaataaaattaggTCCAGATCTCGTAAATCTGCTAGGCAAAAAAGCAGCCTTCGAGATGCTGTTGAGTCCAAGAAAAAATCAAAGGAATTTCAGCAGTACGAACAGAGTCCTGAATTTCTTACTGGAG GAACGCTGCACCCTTACCAGCTTGAAGGGTTGAACTTCTTGCGATTTTCTTGGTCCAAACAAACACATGTAATTCTTGCTGATGAAATGGGCCTTG GTAAAACAATCCAGAGTATTGCTTTTTTAGCATCTCTTTTTGAAGATAACATTGCTCCTCATTTGGTTGTAGCACCACTATCAACATTACGGAACTGGGAACGGGAGTTTGCAACATGGGCTCCCCAAATGAATGTT GTTATGTATGTAGGCTCTGCTCAAGCTCGTGCAGTAATAAGGGAGTAtgaattttatcatcctaaaaAGAGTCACAAGAAgatcaaaaaaaagaaatctgGCCATATTGTTAGTGAAAGCAAGCAAGATAGGATAAAATTTGATGTTCTTTTAACATCATATGAGATGATTAACTTGGACACAGCatcattgaagccaataatgtGGGAGTGCATG ATCGTTGATGAAGGACATCGGCTTAAGAATAAGGATTCAAAGTTGTTTCTTTCATTGAAGCAGTATACCACTTACCACCGCACTCTTTTGACTGGAACTCCTCTTCAg AACAATCTGGATGAACTTTTCATGCTAATGCACTTTCTTGATGCTGGAAAG TTTGGAAGTTTGGAGGAGTTCCAGGAGGAATTTAAGGATATTAGTCAGGAGGAGCAGATTTCCAGGCTTCATACAATGTTGGCGCCACATCTCCTTAGAA GAGTGAAGAAGGACGTCATGAAGAAACTTCCTCCAAAAAAAGAACTCATTTTACGTGTTGAATTAAGTAGCAAGCAGAAAGAATATTACAAGGCAATTCTGACTCGCAACTATCAAATACTTACCCGACGCGGTGGTGCACAA ATATCTCTAATCAATGTGGTTATGGAGTTGCGGAAGTTATGCTGTCATCCTTATATGTTGGAAGGGGTTGAACCAGTTATCGAAGATGCGAATGAAGCTCACAA ACAGCTCCTGGAGTCTTCTGGGAAATTGCAACTATTGGACAAGATGATGGTAAAGCTTAAAGAGCAGGGACATAGAGTTCTTATATATTCGCAATTCCAGCACATGTTGGACTTACTAGAGGATTACTGTACTTACAAG AACTGGCAATATGAACGGATAGATGGAAAGGTTGGTGGAGCTGAGAGGCAGATACGCATAGACCGGTTTAATGCCAAAAATTCTTCTCGGTTTTGCTTTTTGCTTTCTACTAGAGCTGGTGGCTTGGGTATAAATCTTGCAACTGCCGATACAGTTATCATTTATGACAG TGATTGGAATCCTCATGCTGATTTACAAGCAATGGCAAGAGCTCATCGACTCGGCCAAATGAATAAG GTGATGATTTATCGGCTCATAACTCGAGGATCCATTGAAGAAAGGATGATGCAGATGACTAAGAAGAAAATGGTTTTGGAGCATCTTGTTGTTGGGAGGCTAAAAGCTCAAAATATTAATCAG GAAGAGTTAGATGATATCATCAGATATGGCTCAAAGGAACTATTTgctgatgaaaatgatgaagcAGGAAAGTCCCGCCAAATTCATTATGATGCTGCTGCTATTGATAG ATTACTTGATCGTGAACAAGTTGGGGATGAAGAGGCCTCAGTggatgatgaagaggaggatggaTTTTTGAAGGCATTCAAG GTAGCTAATTTTGAATATAAGGACGAAGCAGAAACTGTTGTGGAGGAAGAAGCTCAAAAAGTGGCCGTGGAGGATAAAAATACCATGAATAATTCTGAAAGAACAAGTTACTGGGAAGAGTTGTTACGAGACCGATATGAAGTTCATAAAGTTGAGGAGTTCAATGCTCTGGGAAAAGGAAAGAGAAGCCGTAAGCAG ATGGTAtctgttgaagaagatgacctTGCTGGTTTGGAAGATGTAAGCTCTGATGGTGAGGACGATAACTTTGAAGCTGAACTGACTGATGGTGATACAACTTCATCTGGAACTCAATCTGGTAGAAGGCCCTACAGGAAGAGGAATCGTG TGGATAGTACGGAGCCAATTCCTCTAATGGAAGGTGAAGGAAAGTCATTTAGAGTGCTTGGTTTCAATCAGAGTCAGAGGGCTGCATTTGTACAGATATTGATGAG GTTTGGGGTTGGGGACTTTGATTGGAAGGAGTTTGCACCTCGTTTAAAACAGAAGACAtatgaagaaataaaaga TTATGGTGTTCTTTTCTTGTCACATATTTCTGAAGATATAACCGAATCTCCAACATTTTCAG ATGGTGTTCCCAAAGAAGGTCTCAGAATTCAAGATGTACTGGTTAGGATAGCTGTCCTGCTTTTAGTAAGCAACAAG GTGAAGACTGCATCAGAACATCCTGGGACCCGCCTTTTTACCGATGATATTATCATGCGCTATCCAACATTAAAGGGTGGGAAATTTTGGAAAGAGGAACATGATTTGTTGTTACTGAGTGCTGTTCTAAA GCATGGGTATGGAAGATGGCAGGCTATTGTTGATGATAAAGAATTGAGGATTCAGGAGGTCATTTGTCAAGAGCTTAATCTTCCCTTTATAAATCTTCCTGTTCCAGGGCAAGCTGGTTCTCAAGTGCAATATGGTGTTAATGTGACCAATATAGAATCGACCGGAAACCAGACTCGGGGAAATGGATCTGGGAATGATGTAGGAGGTGAGGTAGGCCAGGGAGCAACTGATGCTGGAAACCAAGCACAAATATACCAGGATCCTTCCATTTTGTATCATTTTAGAGATATGCAGAGAAGGCAGGTTGAATATGTCAAGAAAAGGGTGCTTCTCTTGGAAAAAGGGCTCAATGCTGAGTATCAGAAAGAATACTAT ggtgAATTAAAAGCAAATGAGGTGACAAGTGAAGAGCCAGACAATGCACAAAAGGTTGCTAGCATGCCAAGTACAAGCTCAAAAGAGATGCCTTCGAAAGTGTTTGACGCGTTACCTTCAATAGAAGTTATCG ATTCAGAAGAAATTTCAGCAGCTACTTGCGATGATGATGCAGATCGATTGGAATTGCCTCAACATTACAATAAG ATATGCAAGATCTTGGAGGAGAATCAGGGTGAGAATCAATCAAGTGTTGATTTGAAGAAGAACCTCCTTTCGTTGGAAGAAACTTGTGGGGACATATCTCGGATTCTTTCACTCTCGGAGCCTCTAGGTGGCACAGCTGCAGGTTCAGAGAGCACAACTGCAGTTTCACCACCTAACCAACAGCCTGCTGATGTGACCGAAATTGAGATGGAGGATTCACCAGGCGAATCTGAATCAGTGAAACCTGCTGGTGGTAGTGGAGAAACTGGAAAAGGGTCAATGGGATCGGATCCGGTTAGCAGAGTAGTGGATTCAGATGCGGCAGATTCATCTCAAATAGACCCAAAAAGTTTGGGAACGACTACTAACACAAATGATGACGTGATAATGGAAGAAACAGGGAATGAAGAGTGCAAAAGTGATGGTGTGGCAACTGAAACTGAAACCGAGAAACCTGAAGCAGCAGCTGGGGTTGTTTTGTTGGATGATTAA
- the LOC105803315 gene encoding probable serine/threonine-protein kinase At1g01540 codes for MDSGIWQSFRFNLEEIETATQYFSEPNLLGRSNFAATYKGFLRDGSAVVIKSISKTSCKSDDSEFLKGSNVLASLKHENVVRSRGFCCSKARGGCFLVYDFIPNGNLLQYLDVKDGDGTVLDWSTRVSIVKGIAKGIAYLHEYKVNKPALVHQNISAEKVLVDHRFNPLLSDSGLHNILTIDIVFGSLKASAAMGYLAPEYANTGRFTEKSDVYAFGTLVLQLLSGKQKVTSSVRLGAETRKYQDFIDSNLHGRFFEA; via the exons ATGGACAGTGGAATTTGGCAAAGTTTTAGGTTCAATTTAGAAGAAATAGAGACTGCAACTCAGTACTTTTCGGAGCCGAATTTGTTGGGAAGAAGTAACTTTGCTGCTACATATAAAGGGTTCCTTAGAGATGGATCAGCTGTTGTGATTAAAAGCATTAGCAAAACTAGTTGTAAATCAGATGATTCCGAGTTCTTGAAAGGATCGAATGTTTTAGCATCGTTGAAACACGAGAATGTAGTCCGGTCAAGAGGATTTTGTTGCTCAAAAGCACGCGGTGGGTGCTTCCTCGTTTATGATTTCATCCCTAACGGAAATTTGCTACAGTATCTCGACGTAAAGGATGGTGACGGCACAGTCCTAGATTGGTCTACTAGAGTTTCCATTGTTAAAGGCATAGCCAAAG GGATAGCATACTTGCATGAATACAAAGTAAACAAACCGGCTCTCGTTCACCAAAACATATCAGCCGAGAAAGTGCTCGTCGACCACCGGTTTAATCCCCTACTTTCAGATTCCGGCTTACACAACATCCTCACCATTGACATTGTCTTTGGTTCACTCAAAGCCAGTGCTGCCATGGGTTATCTCGCACCCGAATATGCCAACACGGGTCGTTTCACCGAGAAGAGCGACGTTTACGCGTTCGGGACACTCGTTCTCCAACTCCTTTCGGGTAAACAAAAGGTGACCAGCTCGGTACGTTTAGGAGCTGAAACTCGTAAGTACCAAGATTTCATAGACTCGAACCTTCACGGTCGGTTCTTTGAAGCATAG